In Methanooceanicella nereidis, a single window of DNA contains:
- a CDS encoding SemiSWEET family sugar transporter translates to MIGYSEIGIFGSILLALAFLPQCYRILNTRKVSDISLYYLLVLVVGSLCLTLYGYGIHDIIIFGLNLYAFLCNTELLGLKIYYDRRYPANYHIPA, encoded by the coding sequence ATGATAGGATATTCGGAGATCGGCATATTTGGAAGCATATTACTGGCCCTGGCGTTCTTACCCCAGTGCTACAGGATACTTAATACGAGAAAAGTTTCCGATATTTCTCTATACTATTTACTAGTACTGGTAGTCGGATCTTTATGTCTGACCCTATATGGATACGGCATACATGACATCATTATATTCGGGCTGAACCTGTACGCATTCCTTTGTAATACGGAATTGCTCGGTTTAAAAATATATTATGATAGAAGATATCCT